A genome region from Bombus pyrosoma isolate SC7728 linkage group LG14, ASM1482585v1, whole genome shotgun sequence includes the following:
- the LOC122575038 gene encoding myosin-IIIb-like isoform X2 has translation MGDIIEMTGGGTNMAYHGLSQHVNFDVIPDPGDRFVLEELIGEGTYGEVYSAYCNESGNKVAIKILENVADNIEEIEEEYLVLRDLSHHPNIPLFHGLFLKRAKPAQEEDQLWFVMELCTGGSVTDLVQGLKRKGRRLTDDQIGYILAETVEALIYLHSNHCMHRDVKGHNILLTEDAHVKLVDFGVSSHLVATLARKNTSVGTPYWMAPEVIACEQQLDSSYDSRCDVWSVGITAIELAEGDPPLSELHPMRALFQIPRNPPPSLKNPDIHSPELVDFITECLVKDLEHRPFASELKEHPLLMNIESNAEKIRNELQEEIRRQRADGKVHRQPEVTTKHGKLKTDRKARPEKMYMDDLAALDMLSEDAIVDQLQHRYEKTQIYTYIGDILVAVNPFTNLGLYTGIEQKRYKGQARSDNPPHIFAVADAAYQALLHQRQNQAIVISGESGAGKTESANLLLKQLVYLSKAPNRNLEERILQINPIMEAFGNATTGINANSSRFGKYLDLTMTKGGKVTGARIYVYLLEQSRVVAQAEGERNFHIFYYMYDGLEADNRLSEFYLDSNLRKHHRYLTDQSQTSQTHIDKFQQLKVGFKLLGFQDSEVDIVYRILAAILHLGDIEFGEVASEDNTDNKSRVIDTTPLHRVSQLLGVEENDLLEALTSNSVMTRGETITRNNTVAEACAARDAMAKGLYGRLFDWMVNQINCLLCFNRSPNYEPLAIGLLDIFGFENFPRNSFEQLCINIANEQIQYYFNQHIFTWEQQEYMAEGIPVDLVEFSDNRPVLDMLLSKPMGLLALLDEESRFPRATNKSLIEKFHNNIKSKFYVRPKSDAVCFAVHHFAGRVVYQAEGFLEKNRNFLPPEVIQLVRQSQYDMVRFLFQCPITKTGNLYSAVHETDSKKLSQSNQNTKERYSSRGLASQSRAQQTVATYFRYSLMDLLQKMVSGSPQFVRCIKPNDSKSPRFFDKEKVVKQLRYTGVLETIRIRQNGFSHRISFNEFLKRYCFLAFGYDERVAANRDNCRLFLIRLKMDGWALGRTKVFLKYYHVEFLSKMYEEQLKKIIMVQSCVRRWLARIRFKKQKWQFAVSVVTLQRHIRGWLSRKHFLEEMKKKQEEEEATVLQKMQEEQNEKVEIEKQTEEDEEDETTKEELKEDDAAAIIQNFRGYTIRKRFGPELEERLKKILNNYDDKFEAHKALLREGLKNEEAAFIVQRWYKKEKVKNRKPPTKDLVHYKLRQADLIQFSQNVHMKNQDVHKNLRHNKPGVRLNEIEEPPPDYVRPEGFNMVQPIMQYRSGNQVDGEETIKYYRDLKDEMSSGSDFEEEEVGWDLPLIQLENDLHPLTRSRIGQILEVNTERRERLEAQGDFAIASEQQLSDIWHKALRNPSEDQQQENSGRVGTRTNHAAGKDLRFPEGYPRCKQSTVDSSNINHSNGLRFKYIDRYNGVNDRHQSISGQQQRIINEHHAANAHQNLFKGGSNFTNGRSAFVNGHVPLNNYYGSASGHETTINSHSNSVNEHSSANNLVKVNGHPPSIISGCENGLFINKMVVGDDLIKPSKLNNGLKNNINGRVKEIQPTKENDNLRKYRSPGVDSKKGIDRLVNCQNAINGRLAVRKDLGKDTFGIPADLKQILKPTVVVQKRQEIFKVDYDPEDINGPYNFRQLLRPAEYLPTESLRKRKGGSLACNGVSVSKDKVTEKHMKRRAPLAPNQNKLVNAKK, from the exons ATGGGTGATATAATTG AAATGACCGGTGGAGGGACCAATATGGCGTACCACGGTCTGAGTCAGCACGTAAATTTTGACGTGATACCAGATCCTGGAGATCGCTTCGTCTTGGAAGAATTAATCGGAGAAGGAACCTATGGAGAGGTTTACAGCGCGTATTGCAACGAATCTGGCAATAAggttgcaattaaaattttggaGAATGTCGCCGACAATATCGAGGAAATCGAAGAAGAGTATCTGGTACTGAGAGACTTAAGCCACCATCCTAATATTCCTCTCTTCCATGGTTTGTTCTTGAAAAGAGCTAAACCTGCTCAAGAAGAGGATCAATTATGGTTCGTCATGGAG TTGTGCACCGGAGGGTCGGTGACCGATCTCGTTCAAGGCctgaaaagaaaaggaaggcgCCTAACGGACGACCAAATAGGTTACATCCTCGCAGAAACGGTGGAGGcactaatttatttacatagcAATCATTGCATGCACCGTGACGTTAAGGGACACAATATTTTGCTTACCGAAGATGCACACGTCAAACTGGTTGATTTTGGCGTGTCTTCGCATCTCGTTGCTACCCTCGCCAGAAAAAATACCTCGGTTGGCACACCGTACTGGATGGCACCTGAG GTGATAGCTTGCGAACAACAACTTGATTCTTCTTACGATTCTCGATGCGACGTTTGGTCAGTTGGAATCACGGCAATCGAACTAGCAGAGGGCGATCCACCCCTATCTGAACTGCACCCTATGAGGGCACTCTTTCAAATCCCCAGAAATCCACCACCGTCCCTCAAAAATCCAGATATCCATTCTCCAGAGTTGGTCGACTTCATTACGGAATGTTTGGTGAAAGATCTCGAGCACAGGCCCTTTGCCAGCGAACTAAAAGAGCATCCTTTATTGATGAATATCGAGTCGAACGCGGAAAAGATTAGAAACGAACTACAAGAGGAGATCCGACGTCAAAGAGCTGATGGTAAAGTTCATAGACAGCCCGAAGTAACGACCAAACACGGCAAATTGAAGACCGATCGGAAAGCTAGGCCAGAAAAAATGTACATGGACGACCTGGCTGCTTTGGACATGTTGTCGGAGGATGCAATCGTCGATCAGTTACAACACAGATATGAAAAAACtcaaatatatacttatatcgGAGATATACTTGTAGCTGTTAACCCTTTCACAAACTTGGGACTGTATACAGGCATC GAACAAAAGAGATACAAAGGCCAGGCAAGATCGGACAATCCACCTCACATTTTCGCCGTCGCCGATGCTGCGTATCAAGCACTGCTACATCAACGACAGAATCAAGCAATTGTAATTAGCGGGGAGTCAGGAGCAGGAAAAACGGAAAGTGCGAATTTGCTGCTGAAACAATTGGTTTACCTCAGCAAAGCTCCTAATCGTAATTTGGAAGAAAGAATTCTTCAGATAAATCCGATAATGGAAGCTTTCGGTAATGCGACTACTGGGATTAACGCAAATTCATCGAGATTTGGCAAATATCTTGACTTAACCATGACTAAAGGTGGTAAAGTCACTGGTGCCAGAATATACGTGTATTTGTTAGAGCAATCTCGCGTTGTAGCTCAAGCTGA AGGTGAACGcaatttccatatattttactacatgTACGATGGTCTGGAGGCAGACAATCGTCTTTCGGAATTTTATCTGGATTCGAACCTTCGGAAGCATCATCGGTATTTGACAGATCAGAGTCAAACATCTCAAACgcatatcgataaatttcaacaaCTAAAAGTCGGTTTTAAATTACTGGGATTTCAAGATAGCGAAGTGGACATAGTATATCGTATTCTGGCTGCGATACTTCATCTCGGTGATATCGAGTTTGGTGAAGTAGCCAGCGAAGATAATACCGATAACAAAAGCCGCGTGATTGATACAACACCTTTACACAGAG TTTCGCAATTACTCGGTGTGGAAGAAAATGATCTTTTGGAAGCGTTGACATCAAATTCCGTTATGACCAGGGGAGAAACAATCACGCGTAACAATACGGTAGCCGAAGCGTGTGCGGCTAGAGACGCGATGGCAAAAGGATTGTATGGTCGATTGTTTGACTGGATGGTCAATCAAATCAACTGTTTACTATGTTTCAATCGTTCACCGAACTACGAACCGCTGGCGATCGGCCTGCTGGATATATTTGGCTTCGAAAATTTCCCGAGGAACTCCTTCGAGCAACTCTGCATCAACATCGCCaacgaacaaatacaatattacTTCAATCAGCATATTTTCACCTGGGAGCAACAGGAATATATGGCGGAAGGAATACCAGTAGATTTGGTCGAGTTCTCTGACAACAGACCCGTTTTAGATATGTTACTCAGCAAACCTATGGGACTTTTGGCTTTATTAGACGAAGAAAGTCGATTTCCCAGAGCCACCAATAAATCCCTAATCG agaaatttcataacaACATCAAGTCCAAGTTCTACGTAAGGCCAAAATCGGACGCAGTTTGTTTCGCAGTCCATCATTTTGCGGGTCGCGTAGTTTACCAAGCGGAAGGCTTCCTAGAAAAGAACAGGAATTTCCTACCGCCTGAAGTAATCCAGCTGGTCAGGCAATCTCAGTACGATATGGTCCGTTTCTTGTTCCAATGTCCGATCACGAAAACTGGCAACTTGTATTCGGCTGTTCACGAGACTGATTCGAAAAAATTGTCACAGTCGAATCAGAATACGAAG GAACGGTACTCCAGTCGGGGTTTGGCGTCACAATCCAGAGCTCAACAAACCGTAGCAACTTACTTCCGTTACTCCCTTATGGACTTACTCCAAAAAATGGTGTCTGGGTCACCACAGTTCGTACGATGCATAAAACCGAACGACTCTAAGAGCCCACGATTCTTCGATAAAGAGAAAGTCGTGAAACAATTGAGATATACAGGGGTCTTGGAGACAATAAGGATCAGACAAAATGGATTTTCGCATAGAATATCGTTCAACGAATTTCTAAAAAG ATATTGTTTCTTAGCATTTGGATACGATGAACGTGTGGCAGCGAATCGCGACAATTGCCGTCTCTTTCTGATCCGTTTGAAAATGGACGGATGGGCATTGGGCAGAACAAAAGTTTTCTTGAAATACTATCACGTCGAATTCCTTTCGAAGATGTACGAGGAACAGCTGAAGAAAATCATTATGGTTCAATCGTGTGTTCGTCGATGGCTCGCTAGGATCAGATTTAAGAAGCAGAAATGGCAATTCGCCGTGTCTGTTGTGACACTACAACGTCATATTCGTGGCTGGTTGTCGCGGAAGCACTTCTTAGaggaaatgaagaagaaacaagaagaggaagaagcaACTGTTCTACAAAAAATGCAAG AGGAACAGAACGAGAAGGTGGAGATTGAGAAGCAGACAGAAGAAGACGAGGAAGATGAAACTACGAAAGAAGAGTTGAAGGAAGATGATGCTGCAGCTATCATACAAA aTTTCAGAGGATACACAATTCGCAAACGCTTTGGACCTGAACTGGAAGAACGTTTAAAGAAGATCTTGAACAACTACGATGATAAATTTGAGGCACATAAAGCGTTACTGCGTGAAGGTTTAAAGAACGAAGAAGCAGCGTTTATAGTCCAACGGTGgtacaaaaaggaaaaagtgaaaaacaGAAAACCTCCGACAAAAGATCTGgtacattataaattaaggCAAGCTGATCTCatacaattttctcaaaac GTTCATATGAAAAATCAAGATGTGCACAAGAATCTACGTCACAATAAGCCAGGAGTTCGATTAAACGAGATAGAAGAGCCGCCACCGGATTATGTTCGACCCGAAGGATTCAACATGGTGCAGCCTATCATGCAATATCGAAGTGGCAATCAAGTGGATGGAGAGGAAACGATCAAGTACTACCGTGACTTGAAGGATGAGATGAGCAG TGGTTCGGActtcgaagaagaagaagttggCTGGGACTTACCGTTGATACAGCTAGAAAATGACCTTCACCCATTGACGAG GAGTCGAATTGGGCAGATTCTGGAAGTGAATACCGAGAGGAGAGAACGTTTGGAAGCTCAGGGAGACTTTGCGATAGCTTCGGAACAACAACTTTCGGATATATGGCACAAAGCTTTGAGAAATCCGAGCGAGGATCAGCAACAAGAGAACTCGGGCAGAGTGGG TACAAGGACTAATCACGCGGCTGGCAAAGACTTGCGGTTCCCTGAAGGATATCCGCGTTGTAAACAATCTACAGTCGACTCTTCGAATATCAACCATTCAAATGGCCTACGATTCAAATACATCGACAGATACAACGGTGTAAATGACCGTCATCAATCTATCAGTGGTCAGCAGCAGCGTATCATCAATGAACATCATGCTGCAAATGCTCATCAGAACCTGTTTAAGGGAGGTTCTAATTTTACAAACGGACGATCAGCGTTTGTTAACGGGCACGTCcctctaaataattattacggCTCCGCGAGCGGACACGAAACCACAATCAATAGCCATTCAAACTCGGTTAATGAACATTCATCGGCGAACAATTTGGTCAAAGTCAATGGACACCCACCAAGTATCATTAGTGGTTGTGAAAATGGTctgttcataaataaaatggtcGTGGGAGATGATTTGATCAAACCTTCGAAATTAAACAATGGCcttaagaataatataaatggtCGTGTAAAGGAGATACAGCCTACGAAAGAGAATGACAActtaagaaaatatcgatcacCTGGCGTAGACAGCAAAAAGGGAATCGACCGATTGGTTAATTGTCAGAACGCCATCAATGGTCGATTAGCTGTGAGAAAAGATCTGGGTAAGGATACGTTTGGAATCCCAGCTGATCTCAAACAAATCCTCAAACCTACTGTCGTCGTTCAGAAGCGACAAGAAATCTTTAAGGTAGATTACGATCCAGAAGATATCAATGGACCGTACAATTTCCGGCAGCTATTGAGACCAGCTGAATACCTTCCTACGGAATCtttaagaaaaaggaagggcGGCAGTTTAGCTTGCAACGGAGTTTCGGTATCAAAGGACAAGGTCACTGAGAAACACATGAAAAGAAGAGCACCGCTCGCACCAAATCAAAATAAGCTCGTTAACGCGAAAAAATAA
- the LOC122575038 gene encoding myosin-IIIb-like isoform X1 yields MGDIIEMTGGGTNMAYHGLSQHVNFDVIPDPGDRFVLEELIGEGTYGEVYSAYCNESGNKVAIKILENVADNIEEIEEEYLVLRDLSHHPNIPLFHGLFLKRAKPAQEEDQLWFVMELCTGGSVTDLVQGLKRKGRRLTDDQIGYILAETVEALIYLHSNHCMHRDVKGHNILLTEDAHVKLVDFGVSSHLVATLARKNTSVGTPYWMAPEVIACEQQLDSSYDSRCDVWSVGITAIELAEGDPPLSELHPMRALFQIPRNPPPSLKNPDIHSPELVDFITECLVKDLEHRPFASELKEHPLLMNIESNAEKIRNELQEEIRRQRADGKVHRQPEVTTKHGKLKTDRKARPEKMYMDDLAALDMLSEDAIVDQLQHRYEKTQIYTYIGDILVAVNPFTNLGLYTGIEQKRYKGQARSDNPPHIFAVADAAYQALLHQRQNQAIVISGESGAGKTESANLLLKQLVYLSKAPNRNLEERILQINPIMEAFGNATTGINANSSRFGKYLDLTMTKGGKVTGARIYVYLLEQSRVVAQAEGERNFHIFYYMYDGLEADNRLSEFYLDSNLRKHHRYLTDQSQTSQTHIDKFQQLKVGFKLLGFQDSEVDIVYRILAAILHLGDIEFGEVASEDNTDNKSRVIDTTPLHRVSQLLGVEENDLLEALTSNSVMTRGETITRNNTVAEACAARDAMAKGLYGRLFDWMVNQINCLLCFNRSPNYEPLAIGLLDIFGFENFPRNSFEQLCINIANEQIQYYFNQHIFTWEQQEYMAEGIPVDLVEFSDNRPVLDMLLSKPMGLLALLDEESRFPRATNKSLIEKFHNNIKSKFYVRPKSDAVCFAVHHFAGRVVYQAEGFLEKNRNFLPPEVIQLVRQSQYDMVRFLFQCPITKTGNLYSAVHETDSKKLSQSNQNTKERYSSRGLASQSRAQQTVATYFRYSLMDLLQKMVSGSPQFVRCIKPNDSKSPRFFDKEKVVKQLRYTGVLETIRIRQNGFSHRISFNEFLKRYCFLAFGYDERVAANRDNCRLFLIRLKMDGWALGRTKVFLKYYHVEFLSKMYEEQLKKIIMVQSCVRRWLARIRFKKQKWQFAVSVVTLQRHIRGWLSRKHFLEEMKKKQEEEEATVLQKMQEEQNEKVEIEKQTEEDEEDETTKEELKEDDAAAIIQSHFRGYTIRKRFGPELEERLKKILNNYDDKFEAHKALLREGLKNEEAAFIVQRWYKKEKVKNRKPPTKDLVHYKLRQADLIQFSQNVHMKNQDVHKNLRHNKPGVRLNEIEEPPPDYVRPEGFNMVQPIMQYRSGNQVDGEETIKYYRDLKDEMSSGSDFEEEEVGWDLPLIQLENDLHPLTRSRIGQILEVNTERRERLEAQGDFAIASEQQLSDIWHKALRNPSEDQQQENSGRVGTRTNHAAGKDLRFPEGYPRCKQSTVDSSNINHSNGLRFKYIDRYNGVNDRHQSISGQQQRIINEHHAANAHQNLFKGGSNFTNGRSAFVNGHVPLNNYYGSASGHETTINSHSNSVNEHSSANNLVKVNGHPPSIISGCENGLFINKMVVGDDLIKPSKLNNGLKNNINGRVKEIQPTKENDNLRKYRSPGVDSKKGIDRLVNCQNAINGRLAVRKDLGKDTFGIPADLKQILKPTVVVQKRQEIFKVDYDPEDINGPYNFRQLLRPAEYLPTESLRKRKGGSLACNGVSVSKDKVTEKHMKRRAPLAPNQNKLVNAKK; encoded by the exons ATGGGTGATATAATTG AAATGACCGGTGGAGGGACCAATATGGCGTACCACGGTCTGAGTCAGCACGTAAATTTTGACGTGATACCAGATCCTGGAGATCGCTTCGTCTTGGAAGAATTAATCGGAGAAGGAACCTATGGAGAGGTTTACAGCGCGTATTGCAACGAATCTGGCAATAAggttgcaattaaaattttggaGAATGTCGCCGACAATATCGAGGAAATCGAAGAAGAGTATCTGGTACTGAGAGACTTAAGCCACCATCCTAATATTCCTCTCTTCCATGGTTTGTTCTTGAAAAGAGCTAAACCTGCTCAAGAAGAGGATCAATTATGGTTCGTCATGGAG TTGTGCACCGGAGGGTCGGTGACCGATCTCGTTCAAGGCctgaaaagaaaaggaaggcgCCTAACGGACGACCAAATAGGTTACATCCTCGCAGAAACGGTGGAGGcactaatttatttacatagcAATCATTGCATGCACCGTGACGTTAAGGGACACAATATTTTGCTTACCGAAGATGCACACGTCAAACTGGTTGATTTTGGCGTGTCTTCGCATCTCGTTGCTACCCTCGCCAGAAAAAATACCTCGGTTGGCACACCGTACTGGATGGCACCTGAG GTGATAGCTTGCGAACAACAACTTGATTCTTCTTACGATTCTCGATGCGACGTTTGGTCAGTTGGAATCACGGCAATCGAACTAGCAGAGGGCGATCCACCCCTATCTGAACTGCACCCTATGAGGGCACTCTTTCAAATCCCCAGAAATCCACCACCGTCCCTCAAAAATCCAGATATCCATTCTCCAGAGTTGGTCGACTTCATTACGGAATGTTTGGTGAAAGATCTCGAGCACAGGCCCTTTGCCAGCGAACTAAAAGAGCATCCTTTATTGATGAATATCGAGTCGAACGCGGAAAAGATTAGAAACGAACTACAAGAGGAGATCCGACGTCAAAGAGCTGATGGTAAAGTTCATAGACAGCCCGAAGTAACGACCAAACACGGCAAATTGAAGACCGATCGGAAAGCTAGGCCAGAAAAAATGTACATGGACGACCTGGCTGCTTTGGACATGTTGTCGGAGGATGCAATCGTCGATCAGTTACAACACAGATATGAAAAAACtcaaatatatacttatatcgGAGATATACTTGTAGCTGTTAACCCTTTCACAAACTTGGGACTGTATACAGGCATC GAACAAAAGAGATACAAAGGCCAGGCAAGATCGGACAATCCACCTCACATTTTCGCCGTCGCCGATGCTGCGTATCAAGCACTGCTACATCAACGACAGAATCAAGCAATTGTAATTAGCGGGGAGTCAGGAGCAGGAAAAACGGAAAGTGCGAATTTGCTGCTGAAACAATTGGTTTACCTCAGCAAAGCTCCTAATCGTAATTTGGAAGAAAGAATTCTTCAGATAAATCCGATAATGGAAGCTTTCGGTAATGCGACTACTGGGATTAACGCAAATTCATCGAGATTTGGCAAATATCTTGACTTAACCATGACTAAAGGTGGTAAAGTCACTGGTGCCAGAATATACGTGTATTTGTTAGAGCAATCTCGCGTTGTAGCTCAAGCTGA AGGTGAACGcaatttccatatattttactacatgTACGATGGTCTGGAGGCAGACAATCGTCTTTCGGAATTTTATCTGGATTCGAACCTTCGGAAGCATCATCGGTATTTGACAGATCAGAGTCAAACATCTCAAACgcatatcgataaatttcaacaaCTAAAAGTCGGTTTTAAATTACTGGGATTTCAAGATAGCGAAGTGGACATAGTATATCGTATTCTGGCTGCGATACTTCATCTCGGTGATATCGAGTTTGGTGAAGTAGCCAGCGAAGATAATACCGATAACAAAAGCCGCGTGATTGATACAACACCTTTACACAGAG TTTCGCAATTACTCGGTGTGGAAGAAAATGATCTTTTGGAAGCGTTGACATCAAATTCCGTTATGACCAGGGGAGAAACAATCACGCGTAACAATACGGTAGCCGAAGCGTGTGCGGCTAGAGACGCGATGGCAAAAGGATTGTATGGTCGATTGTTTGACTGGATGGTCAATCAAATCAACTGTTTACTATGTTTCAATCGTTCACCGAACTACGAACCGCTGGCGATCGGCCTGCTGGATATATTTGGCTTCGAAAATTTCCCGAGGAACTCCTTCGAGCAACTCTGCATCAACATCGCCaacgaacaaatacaatattacTTCAATCAGCATATTTTCACCTGGGAGCAACAGGAATATATGGCGGAAGGAATACCAGTAGATTTGGTCGAGTTCTCTGACAACAGACCCGTTTTAGATATGTTACTCAGCAAACCTATGGGACTTTTGGCTTTATTAGACGAAGAAAGTCGATTTCCCAGAGCCACCAATAAATCCCTAATCG agaaatttcataacaACATCAAGTCCAAGTTCTACGTAAGGCCAAAATCGGACGCAGTTTGTTTCGCAGTCCATCATTTTGCGGGTCGCGTAGTTTACCAAGCGGAAGGCTTCCTAGAAAAGAACAGGAATTTCCTACCGCCTGAAGTAATCCAGCTGGTCAGGCAATCTCAGTACGATATGGTCCGTTTCTTGTTCCAATGTCCGATCACGAAAACTGGCAACTTGTATTCGGCTGTTCACGAGACTGATTCGAAAAAATTGTCACAGTCGAATCAGAATACGAAG GAACGGTACTCCAGTCGGGGTTTGGCGTCACAATCCAGAGCTCAACAAACCGTAGCAACTTACTTCCGTTACTCCCTTATGGACTTACTCCAAAAAATGGTGTCTGGGTCACCACAGTTCGTACGATGCATAAAACCGAACGACTCTAAGAGCCCACGATTCTTCGATAAAGAGAAAGTCGTGAAACAATTGAGATATACAGGGGTCTTGGAGACAATAAGGATCAGACAAAATGGATTTTCGCATAGAATATCGTTCAACGAATTTCTAAAAAG ATATTGTTTCTTAGCATTTGGATACGATGAACGTGTGGCAGCGAATCGCGACAATTGCCGTCTCTTTCTGATCCGTTTGAAAATGGACGGATGGGCATTGGGCAGAACAAAAGTTTTCTTGAAATACTATCACGTCGAATTCCTTTCGAAGATGTACGAGGAACAGCTGAAGAAAATCATTATGGTTCAATCGTGTGTTCGTCGATGGCTCGCTAGGATCAGATTTAAGAAGCAGAAATGGCAATTCGCCGTGTCTGTTGTGACACTACAACGTCATATTCGTGGCTGGTTGTCGCGGAAGCACTTCTTAGaggaaatgaagaagaaacaagaagaggaagaagcaACTGTTCTACAAAAAATGCAAG AGGAACAGAACGAGAAGGTGGAGATTGAGAAGCAGACAGAAGAAGACGAGGAAGATGAAACTACGAAAGAAGAGTTGAAGGAAGATGATGCTGCAGCTATCATACAAAGTC aTTTCAGAGGATACACAATTCGCAAACGCTTTGGACCTGAACTGGAAGAACGTTTAAAGAAGATCTTGAACAACTACGATGATAAATTTGAGGCACATAAAGCGTTACTGCGTGAAGGTTTAAAGAACGAAGAAGCAGCGTTTATAGTCCAACGGTGgtacaaaaaggaaaaagtgaaaaacaGAAAACCTCCGACAAAAGATCTGgtacattataaattaaggCAAGCTGATCTCatacaattttctcaaaac GTTCATATGAAAAATCAAGATGTGCACAAGAATCTACGTCACAATAAGCCAGGAGTTCGATTAAACGAGATAGAAGAGCCGCCACCGGATTATGTTCGACCCGAAGGATTCAACATGGTGCAGCCTATCATGCAATATCGAAGTGGCAATCAAGTGGATGGAGAGGAAACGATCAAGTACTACCGTGACTTGAAGGATGAGATGAGCAG TGGTTCGGActtcgaagaagaagaagttggCTGGGACTTACCGTTGATACAGCTAGAAAATGACCTTCACCCATTGACGAG GAGTCGAATTGGGCAGATTCTGGAAGTGAATACCGAGAGGAGAGAACGTTTGGAAGCTCAGGGAGACTTTGCGATAGCTTCGGAACAACAACTTTCGGATATATGGCACAAAGCTTTGAGAAATCCGAGCGAGGATCAGCAACAAGAGAACTCGGGCAGAGTGGG TACAAGGACTAATCACGCGGCTGGCAAAGACTTGCGGTTCCCTGAAGGATATCCGCGTTGTAAACAATCTACAGTCGACTCTTCGAATATCAACCATTCAAATGGCCTACGATTCAAATACATCGACAGATACAACGGTGTAAATGACCGTCATCAATCTATCAGTGGTCAGCAGCAGCGTATCATCAATGAACATCATGCTGCAAATGCTCATCAGAACCTGTTTAAGGGAGGTTCTAATTTTACAAACGGACGATCAGCGTTTGTTAACGGGCACGTCcctctaaataattattacggCTCCGCGAGCGGACACGAAACCACAATCAATAGCCATTCAAACTCGGTTAATGAACATTCATCGGCGAACAATTTGGTCAAAGTCAATGGACACCCACCAAGTATCATTAGTGGTTGTGAAAATGGTctgttcataaataaaatggtcGTGGGAGATGATTTGATCAAACCTTCGAAATTAAACAATGGCcttaagaataatataaatggtCGTGTAAAGGAGATACAGCCTACGAAAGAGAATGACAActtaagaaaatatcgatcacCTGGCGTAGACAGCAAAAAGGGAATCGACCGATTGGTTAATTGTCAGAACGCCATCAATGGTCGATTAGCTGTGAGAAAAGATCTGGGTAAGGATACGTTTGGAATCCCAGCTGATCTCAAACAAATCCTCAAACCTACTGTCGTCGTTCAGAAGCGACAAGAAATCTTTAAGGTAGATTACGATCCAGAAGATATCAATGGACCGTACAATTTCCGGCAGCTATTGAGACCAGCTGAATACCTTCCTACGGAATCtttaagaaaaaggaagggcGGCAGTTTAGCTTGCAACGGAGTTTCGGTATCAAAGGACAAGGTCACTGAGAAACACATGAAAAGAAGAGCACCGCTCGCACCAAATCAAAATAAGCTCGTTAACGCGAAAAAATAA